From Ananas comosus cultivar F153 linkage group 8, ASM154086v1, whole genome shotgun sequence, one genomic window encodes:
- the LOC109714580 gene encoding WEB family protein At5g16730, chloroplastic-like has protein sequence MATMLPSKSKSGLSEASNNKERPATPRVSKVGRAGSLKSEPNSPSPTQNPRHSIDRSPRSVDSKPTVDRRSPKTSSTPEKPTRLLKGSELQSQLNAAQEELKKAKEQLASVEKEKSRIVEELNHAKKSADEANEQLQEALLAKKNAEEATEIEKFRAIELEQVGIDVAQKREDEWQKELESIKNQHKMDIEALVFTSEELEKLRKELVMTIDAKSAALSHADEAMKIAEANAEKADLLSQEVGSLKAFLDSNLESKANESDELVKKLELEIAELKSELEEARAVEEKLVRMEALIEELKTEAFEAKNAESEADRLADEWKKNTELLEVQLEEANKSEMANKDSLASAMEQLEEKIAFLEEKESEIASLKGKIEALELEVAGKKTDLDESKQRFDELQQQVFEFETTVEILKNKVQISEEEKVEALNNGKVASSKIESLEEERNKLVSELAATKDEGEKAKMAMEDLTSALHEVSAEFREAQEKFLGKEAEVEYAKAQIGDLKLALNNTKESYEVMLDEANYEIVCLRKTIERLETEAKSHREELDSKELNFASSNKQSEEAIVALKAEIDKAMEVVRSAENEAQAAKEEKTEILNKLKQVESAANEAKRAVEEAKAESLQLKERLLDKENELQNITQENDELHIQQKAALEKIDELSAVLAESKAKSPKEESRDQSNGEKSVEVEDPNGFARDERRQQEEDKNSNDEQAEPVKVMEKDLATEKEQDDELVDDELESKMDEGSFDQTNGSTAENSIGNGASSPTKQQQLQKKKKPLLHKFGSLLKKKNNQK, from the exons ATGGCGACAATGTTGCCCTCCAAATCGAA ATCTGGTTTATCTGAAGCTTCTAACAACAAAGAGAGACCGGCAACTCCTAGGGTTTCCAAAGTAGGCAGGGCCGGATCACTTAAATCGGAGCCCAATTCGCCTTCTCCGACCCAAAATCCGCGCCATTCCATCGATCGCTCGCCCAGGTCGGTCGATTCAAAGCCTACCGTCGATCGCCGATCACCCAAAACCAGCAGCACTCCAGAA AAACCAACACGGCTGCTGAAGGGATCAGAGCTGCAATCGCAGCTAAATGCTGCTCAAGAGGAATTAAAGAAGGCGAAGGAGCAGCTGGCTTCTGTCGAGAAGGAGAAGAGCCGCATTGTTGAAGAACTGAACCATGCGAAAAAATCAGCCGATGAGGCCAATGAACAGCTCCAAGAAGCACTTTTGGCTAAGAAAAATGCCGAAGAGGCCACGGAGATTGAGAAGTTCAGGGCCATCGAATTGGAGCAGGTCGGTATCGACGTGGCCCAAAAGAGAGAGGATGAATGGCAGAAGGAGCTCGAAAGTATTAAAAATCAACACAAAATGGATATTGAAGCATTGGTTTTCACTAGCGAAGAGCTTGAGAAATTAAGGAAGGAATTAGTGATGACAATTGATGCGAAGAGTGCTGCATTGAGCCATGCAGATGAGGCTATGAAAATAGCTGAAGCAAATGCAGAGAAGGCAGATCTCCTCTCACAAGAAGTCGGCTCGCTAAAAGCATTTCTCGATTCCAATTTGGAGAGCAAAGCTAATGAAAGCGATGAGCTTGTTAAGAAGTTGGAATTGGAGATCGCGGAGCTTAAGAGCGAGCTTGAGGAGGCAAGAGCTGTGGAGGAGAAGTTGGTTCGAATGGAGGCATTGATAGAAGAGCTTAAGACTGAGGCTTTTGAGGCCAAAAATGCTGAATCAGAAGCTGATCGGCTTGCAGACGAATGGAAGAAAAACACGGAACTGTTAGAAGTGCAGCTGGAAGAAGCCAATAAGTCTGAGATGGCTAATAAGGATTCTCTCGCCTCCGCGATGGAACAGCTGGAGGAGAAAATTGCTTTCCTGGAAGAAAAAGAATCAGAAATTGCTTCTCTGAAAGGGAAAATTGAAGCCTTGGAGCTTGAGGTGGCTGGTAAAAAAACCGATCTTGACGAATCAAAGCAGCGATTTGATGAGTTACAGCAGCAAGTATTTGAATTCGAGACGACTGTTGAAATTCTGAAAAATAAAGTGCAAATTTCGGAGGAGGAAAAGGTGGAGGCTTTGAACAATGGGAAGGTTGCGAGTTCAAAAATTGAAAGCCTCGAGGAAGAGAGGAATAAGCTTGTTAGTGAGCTTGCGGCTACTAAAGATGAAGGAGAGAAAGCAAAGATGGCAATGGAAGATTTGACCTCTGCCCTTCATGAAGTTTCTGCCGAATTCAGAGAAGCCCAAGAAAAGTTCTTGGGGAAAGAAGCTGAGGTTGAGTATGCAAAAGCTCAGATCGGAGACCTGAAATTGGCTCTGAACAACACtaaggagagttacgaggtaATGCTTGATGAGGCGAACTATGAGATTGTTTGCCTTCGGAAAACAATAGAAAGGCTGGAAACAGAAGCCAAAAGCCATAGGGAGGAGCTGGATTCAAAAGAACTTAACTTTGCGAGCTCAAACAAACAATCAGAAGAAGCAATTGTTGCTTTAAAAGCAGAGATTGATAAGGCGATGGAGGTGGTAAGAAGTGCTGAAAACGAAGCACAGGCCGCGAAGGAAGAGAAAACCGAGATTCTGAATAAACTGAAACAAGTTGAATCTGCAGCGAACGAAGCCAAGAGAGCTGTTGAAGAAGCAAAAGCTGAGAGTTTGCAGTTGAAGGAAAGGTTATTGGACAAAGAAAATGAGCTGCAGAATATAACTCAGGAGAATGATGAACTCCACATTCAACAGAAAGCTGCTTTGGAGAAGATCGACGAGCTTTCGGCAGTGCTTGCAGAATCTAAAGCCAAAAGCCCTAAAGAAGAAAGTAGGGATCAATCGAATGGAGAAAAGTCAGTCGAAGTAGAAGATCCCAATGGGTTTGCACGAGATGAAAGGAGACAGCAAGAGGAGGATAAAAACAGTAATGATGAACAAGCAGAACCAGTCAAGGTAATGGAAAAAGACTTGGCCACAGAGAAAGAGCAGGATGATGAGTTAGTTGATGATGAGCTGGAATCAAAGATGGACGAAGGTAGTTTCGATCAAACAAATGGGTCGACCGCAGAGAATAGTATCGGTAACGGAGCTTCTTCACCCACCAAACAACAACAgctgcagaagaagaagaaaccttTGCTGCATAAATTTGGGAGCCTGCTTAAGAAGAAGAACAACCAGAAGTAG
- the LOC109714584 gene encoding uncharacterized protein LOC109714584: MAEGGLVVANNETIRSFLLSAATRCGGGGGGSLGAELRDLASYLSSQSSVPYRSLRAIWFAIPAAERPPLRRLFNGADFVFSSPKPREKSEELKERLKKLAEMAERREYAELVKDVAPKKEISEPFSSYKDQIGFGLHVVLMMFTGYLVGYAAFRALFNHSAVMNAAGGILGLVCGMLLETVLFIIRTSNRDLDSSNSNSRLKKHQ; this comes from the exons ATGGCGGAGGGGGGTCTCGTCGTCGCCAACAACGAAACCATCCGATCCTTCCTACTCTCCGCCGCCAcccgatgcggcggcggcggcggcggctcccTCGGCGCCGAGCTCCGCGATCTCGCCTCGTACCTCTCCTCGCAGAGCTCCGTCCCCTATCGATCCCTCCGAGCCATTTGGTTCGCCATCCCCGCCGCCGAGCGGCCCCCACTCCGCCGCCTCTTCAATGGCGCCGACTTCGTCTTCTCCAGCCCTAAGCCTAGGGAGAAG AGTGAGGAGTTGAAGGAGAGGCTCAAGAAGCTTGCTGAGATGGCGGAGAGGAGGGAGTACGCGGAGCTCGTGAAGGACGTCGCACCGAAGAAGGAGATCTCCGAGCCGTTCTCTTCTTACAAGGATCAGATTGGATTCG GTCTGCATGTTGTGCTGATGATGTTCACAGGCTACTTGGTTGGTTATGCTGCTTTCAGAGCCCTCTTCAATCATAGTGCAGTAATG AATGCTGCTGGAGGCATCTTAGGGTTGGTCTGTGGCATGCTTCTTGAAACCGTTCTTTTTATCATTAGAACTTCGAATCGAGATTTGGActcttcaaattcaaattcaagattAAAGAAGCACCAGTAG